In the Lysinibacillus sp. PLM2 genome, one interval contains:
- the vacB gene encoding ribonuclease R: MAQQNEIQQRLLDLMKDDEYKPLKADELEEVLELEDADEFKELIKTLVRMEDQGLIVRSRSNRYGLPERMNLLRGKFIGHAKGFGFVTPDEEGMDDIFIPPHEVNGALNGDIVLIRVLKESSGDRREGTVTKVIERSKTTFVGTYQANRGFGFVVTDDKKLNMDIFVAKEDSLGAVDGHKVVVEITNWPSEIKSATGVITKILGHKNDPGIDILSIIYKHGIPPEFPQEVVDAAGEVPDEITEKDLIGRRDLRNEVIVTIDGADAKDLDDAVTVTKNEDGTYKLGVHIADVSYYVREGSIIDTEAYERGTSVYLTDRVIPMIPHRLSNGICSLNPQVDRLTLSCEMIIDHTGKVVEHEIFQSVIKTTERMTYTDVYKILEHQDKELMKRYEPLVPMFKDMADLAEILRNKRMERGAIDFDFKESKVLVNEDGWPTDIVLRERTVSERLIEEFMLVANETVAEHFHWMQVPFIYRIHEDPKPEKLQRFFEFVTNFGLVVKGTGNTVHPKALQEIIAAIEGMPEEPVISTMLLRSMQQAKYYPESIGHFGLSTDFYTHFTSPIRRYPDLIVHRLIRTYLIEGDVSKETTFKWAQRMDEIADHTSERERRAVDAERDTDALKKAQFMSDKIGEEFEGMVSSITNFGIFVELPNTVEGLVHISNMTDDYYHFDERQMIMIGEHTNRQFRIGDEVKIRVANVIIEESSVDFEIVGMVKSYAGRTRKAAPKVIHAGKRGEGGSGRAEHRGKKDEGDSARGSRGKGRGEKEGSRDAGKGPRKVKQKQKFYEGVAKKGKKKKPKKR; this comes from the coding sequence ATGGCTCAACAAAATGAAATACAACAGCGCTTATTAGATTTAATGAAAGATGATGAATATAAACCTTTAAAAGCAGATGAACTTGAGGAAGTACTTGAGCTAGAGGATGCGGATGAGTTTAAAGAGCTAATAAAAACATTAGTACGAATGGAAGATCAAGGATTAATCGTTCGTTCCCGTTCTAATCGGTATGGTTTACCAGAAAGAATGAATTTATTGCGCGGGAAATTTATTGGCCATGCAAAAGGATTTGGCTTTGTCACACCTGATGAGGAGGGAATGGATGATATTTTCATCCCACCACATGAAGTAAATGGTGCATTAAATGGGGATATCGTATTAATTCGTGTTTTAAAGGAATCCTCAGGTGACCGTAGAGAAGGTACTGTTACAAAGGTAATCGAGCGTAGTAAAACAACATTTGTCGGAACATACCAAGCAAATCGTGGCTTTGGTTTTGTTGTAACAGATGACAAAAAATTAAATATGGATATTTTTGTAGCAAAAGAAGATTCCCTAGGTGCAGTTGATGGTCATAAAGTAGTAGTTGAAATTACAAACTGGCCAAGTGAAATAAAATCGGCAACAGGTGTCATTACGAAAATTTTAGGACATAAAAATGACCCTGGAATCGACATATTATCGATTATTTATAAACATGGTATTCCACCTGAGTTCCCACAAGAAGTGGTGGATGCTGCAGGGGAAGTACCAGATGAGATAACCGAAAAGGATCTTATTGGTCGTCGCGATTTGCGTAATGAAGTCATTGTCACAATCGATGGCGCCGATGCAAAGGATTTAGACGATGCCGTTACGGTGACAAAAAATGAAGACGGCACATATAAGCTAGGCGTTCATATTGCGGATGTTAGCTATTATGTAAGAGAAGGCTCTATTATTGATACTGAAGCCTATGAACGTGGTACAAGTGTTTATTTAACTGACCGAGTTATTCCGATGATTCCCCATCGTTTATCAAATGGGATCTGTTCATTAAATCCACAGGTTGATCGATTAACATTATCTTGTGAGATGATTATTGATCATACAGGTAAAGTCGTTGAGCACGAAATTTTCCAAAGTGTCATTAAAACGACTGAGCGTATGACTTATACAGATGTTTATAAAATTTTAGAGCATCAGGACAAGGAATTAATGAAACGTTATGAACCGCTTGTTCCGATGTTTAAGGATATGGCAGATCTTGCTGAAATTCTACGAAATAAACGTATGGAACGCGGTGCTATCGACTTTGACTTTAAAGAGTCGAAGGTGTTGGTGAATGAAGATGGCTGGCCAACAGATATCGTTTTACGAGAACGTACTGTATCTGAGCGCTTAATCGAAGAGTTTATGCTAGTAGCAAACGAAACGGTTGCAGAGCATTTCCATTGGATGCAAGTGCCTTTCATCTATCGTATCCATGAAGATCCAAAGCCAGAAAAACTACAACGCTTCTTTGAATTTGTAACGAACTTTGGATTAGTGGTAAAAGGAACAGGAAACACAGTTCATCCAAAGGCGCTGCAGGAAATTATTGCGGCGATTGAAGGCATGCCAGAAGAACCGGTTATTTCGACAATGCTGTTACGCTCCATGCAACAGGCGAAATATTACCCAGAATCAATCGGACATTTCGGATTGTCTACTGATTTTTATACACACTTCACGTCACCAATCAGACGTTACCCTGACTTAATCGTCCATCGTTTAATTCGTACGTATTTAATCGAGGGAGACGTATCGAAGGAAACGACATTTAAATGGGCGCAAAGAATGGATGAAATCGCTGATCATACATCTGAACGTGAACGCCGTGCAGTGGATGCAGAACGTGATACGGATGCATTGAAAAAAGCACAATTTATGTCTGATAAAATCGGTGAAGAATTTGAAGGAATGGTATCATCCATTACAAACTTCGGTATTTTCGTGGAATTACCTAACACAGTTGAAGGGCTTGTCCATATTAGTAATATGACAGACGATTACTATCATTTTGACGAACGACAAATGATTATGATTGGTGAGCATACAAATCGCCAATTCCGTATAGGGGATGAAGTGAAGATTCGCGTAGCCAATGTCATTATTGAAGAATCATCAGTTGACTTCGAAATTGTCGGCATGGTGAAATCATATGCTGGCCGCACTCGTAAAGCCGCACCGAAAGTCATTCACGCTGGTAAAAGAGGTGAAGGTGGTTCTGGAAGAGCAGAACACCGAGGCAAAAAAGATGAGGGCGATTCAGCACGTGGAAGCCGTGGTAAAGGTCGAGGCGAAAAAGAAGGCTCACGTGATGCTGGTAAAGGACCACGTAAAGTAAAACAAAAACAAAAGTTTTATGAAGGCGTAGCGAAAAAAGGTAAAAAGAAAAAACCTAAAAAGAGATAA
- the xkdC gene encoding phage-like element PBSX protein XkdC translates to MDKIREVMEKLQQKVLLEEKSVELLNQTSQEMPLKKNIFNCEICKDDGFIIKVENDSEFAVICACRNKKKIEQIMKSSEITKEFLNLGFSNFLIEDVPEVVISARNTALEYLNNFDVIRNKRVNSISLLGASGSGKTHLLTAISNNLMRKGVSVFYFPFVEGFNELKQNLNDMYSKIENMKTVEVLFVDDLFKGRETVTQFQLEQMYAVFNYRYLNHLPVLLSSEKIIDDLCQIDVALGSRIFEMSRNYLVQIEGYPMQINYRLRALNY, encoded by the coding sequence ACTTCAACAGAAAGTATTACTGGAGGAAAAGTCGGTAGAATTATTAAACCAGACTTCTCAGGAGATGCCATTAAAAAAGAATATTTTTAATTGTGAAATATGTAAAGATGATGGATTTATTATAAAAGTGGAGAATGATAGTGAATTTGCAGTGATATGCGCTTGTAGAAATAAAAAAAAAATTGAACAAATAATGAAATCTAGTGAAATTACAAAGGAATTCTTGAACCTAGGTTTTAGCAACTTTCTAATTGAAGATGTTCCCGAGGTAGTAATTAGCGCAAGGAATACAGCATTAGAATATTTAAATAACTTTGATGTAATTAGGAACAAAAGAGTTAACAGTATATCTTTACTAGGTGCATCAGGTAGTGGAAAAACACATTTATTAACAGCTATTTCAAATAATTTAATGCGAAAAGGCGTTAGTGTTTTTTACTTCCCCTTTGTTGAAGGATTCAATGAATTAAAACAAAATTTAAATGATATGTATTCAAAAATTGAAAATATGAAAACCGTAGAAGTTCTATTTGTAGATGATTTATTTAAGGGTAGAGAAACTGTTACACAATTTCAATTAGAACAAATGTACGCTGTTTTTAATTATCGTTATTTAAACCATTTACCTGTTCTATTATCATCAGAAAAAATAATAGATGATTTATGCCAAATTGATGTTGCTTTAGGTTCAAGGATTTTTGAAATGTCGCGAAATTATTTAGTACAAATTGAAGGATATCCAATGCAAATTAATTACCGATTAAGAGCTTTAAATTATTAA
- the est_1 gene encoding carboxylesterase has protein sequence MRNKEIQPFFFKAGPRAVLLLHGFTGSSSDVRMLGRFLEKNGYTSHAPHYKGHGVAPEQLVETSPKDWWQDVLKGYETLKNEGYNEIAVAGLSLGGVFALKLGMNVPLKGIVTMCSPMTMRTTDKMFEGVLKYAQDFKRFEGKEEPQIIEEVEQLRQKGMPSLVELQQFVSNTRKELDFIYTPILVVQSTNDEIIDPQSAHIIYDEVESLKKDIAWFDQSSHVITLDKEKELLHKKVFDFLESLEWNE, from the coding sequence ATGAGAAATAAAGAAATACAACCTTTTTTCTTTAAAGCGGGTCCCCGTGCTGTATTGCTATTACATGGCTTTACAGGTAGTTCATCGGATGTTCGAATGCTAGGGCGTTTTCTTGAGAAAAATGGTTATACGAGTCACGCACCTCATTATAAAGGTCATGGTGTAGCACCAGAACAATTAGTTGAAACATCCCCAAAAGACTGGTGGCAGGATGTTTTAAAGGGCTACGAAACATTAAAAAATGAAGGCTATAATGAAATTGCCGTTGCAGGTCTATCTTTAGGTGGTGTATTTGCGTTAAAGCTTGGGATGAATGTTCCACTAAAGGGGATTGTGACGATGTGCTCGCCTATGACAATGCGAACGACAGATAAAATGTTTGAAGGTGTGCTGAAATATGCACAGGATTTTAAACGCTTCGAAGGGAAAGAAGAGCCGCAAATTATCGAAGAAGTGGAACAGCTTCGACAAAAAGGTATGCCTTCATTAGTCGAATTACAGCAATTCGTTTCAAATACAAGAAAAGAATTGGATTTTATTTATACACCCATTCTCGTTGTTCAATCAACAAATGATGAAATTATTGACCCACAGTCTGCTCATATTATATATGACGAAGTGGAATCATTAAAAAAAGATATTGCTTGGTTTGATCAATCTAGTCACGTGATTACGTTAGATAAAGAAAAAGAGCTTTTACATAAAAAAGTATTCGACTTTTTAGAATCACTTGAGTGGAATGAATAA
- a CDS encoding site-specific integrase → MAKKKTTPIECYTLKNGQKLYRFKIYVGVDPLTGKEQRTTRSGFKTKKEAELELARIKLEIEKGTFRKTVAETYQDIYNLWIMNYENTVEESTFVKTKGIFNNHILPAMGNYKIEKINIDVCQKHVDEWARKLKKFRTVKSYAAKVLDFAIKRGYLQTNPFVHVDMPVTAKNTASLMDEDESENFYTREQLVEFLSCLEKENNYKAFALFRLLAFSGMRKGEALALTWNDANFKTNEIRINKAISRGKDNKLYVKSTKTGVARTIKMDEKTMAVLKEWKKRQKQEYLALGFNTTKPKQLVFSNEQNEYLQPTKTRKWILHVQNKYNLGKITTHGLRHTHCSLLFEAGASLKEVQDRLGHSDVKTTMDIYTHVTKKAKEEAILKFADFMSI, encoded by the coding sequence ATGGCAAAAAAGAAAACAACACCAATTGAATGTTATACATTAAAAAATGGACAAAAACTTTATCGATTTAAAATATATGTTGGTGTTGATCCGTTAACTGGTAAAGAACAACGAACTACACGTAGCGGTTTTAAAACAAAAAAAGAAGCAGAATTAGAGCTTGCACGAATTAAACTTGAAATTGAAAAAGGTACGTTTCGAAAAACTGTTGCCGAGACCTATCAAGATATTTATAATCTTTGGATTATGAATTACGAAAATACAGTAGAAGAAAGTACATTTGTAAAAACAAAGGGCATTTTCAACAATCATATATTGCCTGCTATGGGCAACTATAAAATTGAGAAAATCAATATTGATGTTTGTCAGAAACATGTGGATGAGTGGGCGAGAAAACTAAAGAAGTTTCGTACAGTCAAATCATATGCCGCTAAGGTGCTAGATTTTGCAATTAAGCGCGGTTATCTTCAAACAAATCCATTTGTACATGTAGATATGCCTGTAACGGCTAAAAACACAGCAAGTCTAATGGATGAGGATGAATCAGAAAACTTCTATACTCGTGAACAACTAGTTGAATTTCTGTCATGCTTAGAAAAAGAAAATAATTATAAAGCATTTGCATTATTCCGTCTATTAGCTTTCAGTGGCATGCGAAAAGGTGAAGCATTAGCTCTTACATGGAACGATGCTAACTTTAAAACAAATGAAATCCGCATTAATAAAGCGATATCAAGAGGTAAAGATAATAAACTCTATGTAAAATCAACAAAGACAGGCGTTGCTCGAACAATTAAAATGGATGAGAAAACGATGGCTGTGTTAAAAGAGTGGAAGAAAAGGCAAAAGCAAGAATATCTAGCCTTAGGCTTTAATACAACAAAACCAAAACAACTTGTATTTAGCAATGAACAAAATGAATACTTGCAACCAACAAAAACTCGAAAATGGATACTACATGTGCAAAATAAATACAATCTTGGGAAAATCACAACACATGGCTTACGTCATACACATTGCTCGTTGTTATTTGAAGCAGGTGCTAGTTTGAAGGAAGTTCAAGATCGTTTAGGTCATAGTGATGTAAAAACGACAATGGACATTTATACACACGTTACAAAGAAGGCAAAAGAAGAAGCAATCTTAAAATTCGCTGACTTTATGAGTATTTAA
- the smpB gene encoding SsrA-binding protein: MAKGTGKVLAQNKKASHDYFIEETFEAGMVLQGTEIKSIRAGKVQLKDSYVQIRRGEAWISNMHISPYDQGNRFNHDPLRVRKLLLHKKQINELLGAVKRDGYTIVPLKMYIKDGYAKLLIGLGKGKKDYDKRADMRKKEAKREMERVFKAKNQ, from the coding sequence GTGGCAAAAGGAACAGGGAAAGTTTTAGCACAAAATAAAAAAGCAAGCCATGATTATTTTATAGAAGAAACCTTTGAAGCCGGAATGGTGTTGCAAGGTACAGAAATTAAATCCATTCGAGCAGGGAAAGTACAATTAAAGGATTCCTATGTGCAAATAAGAAGGGGAGAAGCGTGGATTAGCAATATGCATATTAGCCCTTACGATCAAGGAAATCGCTTTAATCATGACCCTTTAAGAGTCCGTAAATTGCTTCTTCATAAAAAACAAATTAATGAATTACTTGGAGCAGTCAAAAGAGATGGCTATACCATCGTCCCGTTAAAAATGTATATTAAAGATGGCTACGCAAAGCTATTAATCGGCTTAGGTAAAGGGAAAAAAGATTACGATAAACGCGCGGATATGCGTAAGAAGGAAGCGAAGCGTGAGATGGAACGTGTGTTTAAGGCTAAAAATCAGTAA
- the yocS gene encoding putative sodium-dependent transporter YocS: MGALQKIGKFAGDTFALWVLLAAGLAMWIPENFTWLSAYITPLLGIVMFGMGMTLKLNDFKLVVQYPKGVIIGILAQFTIMPLLAFGLAVAFQLPPELAVGVILVGCCPGGTSSNVMTLLSKGNVALSVTITSFTTLLAPIMTPALIYLLASAWLPVDFMAMLTSVVQVILVPIILGFIAQVLFKPIVAKSIDILPVVSVIAIVLIVAAVVSGSRDRIIESGLFILAIVILHNGLGYLVGYGVGKLFNLNYEDKKAVSIEVGMQNSGLGASLATAHFEPITAVPSAIFSFWHNISGPILSTYWSAKASRMGSNKDQDKDVDSDSDSNVDETPVEVTSSK, encoded by the coding sequence ATGGGAGCTTTACAAAAAATCGGGAAATTTGCGGGGGATACATTTGCCCTTTGGGTATTACTCGCTGCTGGATTAGCGATGTGGATTCCAGAAAACTTTACTTGGCTTAGTGCATACATTACACCTTTACTTGGGATTGTTATGTTTGGTATGGGGATGACGTTAAAATTAAATGACTTTAAATTAGTCGTTCAATACCCAAAAGGCGTAATTATTGGTATTTTAGCACAATTCACCATTATGCCATTACTTGCTTTTGGATTAGCAGTTGCTTTCCAACTACCACCTGAGCTTGCTGTCGGTGTAATTTTAGTAGGTTGTTGTCCAGGTGGAACATCATCAAACGTTATGACATTACTTTCTAAAGGGAATGTGGCATTGTCTGTAACCATCACTTCATTCACTACTTTATTAGCACCAATCATGACACCTGCATTAATTTATTTATTAGCAAGTGCATGGTTACCTGTAGACTTCATGGCAATGTTAACATCCGTTGTTCAAGTAATTTTAGTACCAATTATTTTAGGCTTCATCGCGCAAGTATTATTTAAACCAATTGTTGCAAAAAGTATTGATATTCTTCCAGTTGTATCTGTTATAGCAATCGTTTTAATCGTAGCTGCCGTAGTTAGTGGTAGCCGCGATCGTATCATCGAATCAGGTTTATTCATTTTAGCTATCGTTATTCTTCATAATGGTCTTGGCTATTTAGTCGGCTATGGCGTAGGTAAATTATTTAATTTAAATTACGAAGACAAAAAAGCGGTATCCATTGAAGTGGGTATGCAAAACTCTGGGTTAGGTGCTTCATTAGCAACAGCACACTTTGAACCAATCACGGCTGTTCCTAGTGCGATTTTTAGCTTCTGGCACAATATTTCAGGGCCAATTCTTTCAACATATTGGTCTGCTAAAGCAAGCCGAATGGGAAGTAATAAGGATCAAGATAAGGACGTGGATTCTGATTCCGATTCAAATGTGGATGAAACTCCGGTTGAGGTTACAAGTTCGAAGTAA
- a CDS encoding TetR family transcriptional regulator: MDKEVNIDRRVRRTRQVLKDAIIALMAEKDFRSITVQDITTKADVNRATFYAHYQDKIDLIKKTNEEILNELETILTENIEKNSSENSNRLSSYDLLVLIFQHLKQHSDFYTVMLNSNRYPRFRKRLYTIFYQATNRSIVSSSDDIPQDILNGYILGAYLGVMLQWLKRGMQYTPEYMAEKLANIKTII, from the coding sequence ATCGACGAGTAAGAAGAACACGGCAAGTTTTAAAAGATGCAATTATCGCATTGATGGCTGAAAAAGACTTTAGAAGCATTACGGTTCAAGATATTACAACAAAGGCAGATGTGAATCGAGCTACATTTTATGCTCATTATCAGGACAAAATTGATCTTATAAAGAAAACTAATGAAGAAATTTTAAATGAATTAGAAACAATTCTTACGGAAAATATCGAAAAAAACAGTAGTGAAAACTCCAATAGATTAAGCTCCTATGATTTACTTGTTTTAATTTTTCAGCATTTAAAGCAGCATTCTGATTTTTATACTGTCATGTTAAACTCAAATCGTTATCCACGGTTTCGGAAAAGACTGTATACAATTTTCTATCAAGCTACGAATCGTAGTATAGTTTCATCTTCAGACGATATTCCGCAAGATATTTTAAATGGCTACATTTTAGGCGCATATTTAGGTGTCATGTTACAGTGGTTAAAAAGAGGAATGCAATATACACCTGAATATATGGCTGAAAAGCTCGCAAATATAAAAACAATAATTTAA
- the secG gene encoding putative protein-export membrane protein SecG: MHTLFLTLLLIDSLALIAVVLLQSSKSSGLSGAISGGAEQLFGKQKARGMDLVLHRLTIILAVIFFILALLVVKL; the protein is encoded by the coding sequence ATGCACACACTATTCTTAACATTATTACTAATCGACAGCTTAGCACTAATTGCAGTTGTATTATTGCAATCAAGTAAAAGTTCGGGATTATCAGGGGCCATCTCTGGTGGAGCTGAGCAACTTTTTGGAAAGCAAAAAGCAAGAGGTATGGATTTAGTTTTACATAGATTAACGATTATTCTTGCGGTAATCTTCTTTATATTGGCATTATTAGTTGTAAAATTATAA